TCGCCGATAAGCCAGTAGGTACACGATCGCAGCTGTCGCGAGCCCACCGATCAACGCGGCAGACGCGACGCCCCAGTAGTTTTTTGTGCCCAGCGTCAGTACGGCGATTGCGACCGCGGTGTAGGCCCCGGTGTCAAACCCGATAACGTCTGGCGACCCGAGCGGGTTGCGCGTGAGCGACTGAAAGACGGCGCCGCCGATGCCGAGGAGTAAACCGAAGAGGAGCGCAGCGAGGGCAACGGGAAGACGCCATTCGATGACAATCATGCGCTGGAACTCGTCACCCTGCCCGGCCAGGGCGGCTACCACTTCCGCAGGGCTGAAAGGGTAATCACCGAAGCCGAGCGCGAGCACCGCAGCAACGAGAGCGATGGTAACGAGCGCGGCGTTGACCGCGACACTGCGAACACTCCAGCGAAGCGAGACTTGCGCGCCAAGGCGAGTCTGACGCGAGCTGTAGCCGAAATCGATGGGGGTTCTTTCCGGGGTGACACTCGCGCTCATAACGTGGATGCCTTTCTGCGCCGCACGAGCGCGATGAGAACGGGGGCGCCGAGAACCGCGGTCATCACGCCGGCTTCGATCTCGCCGGGGCGCGCAACGACTCGTCCGAGAACGTCCGCGCTGAGCACGAGCACCGGAGAGGCGAGGGCTGTGTACGCGATGATCCAGCGCTGATCGGGTCCCGTAAACCAGCGAACGAGGTGCGGCACAGCGAGCCCGACGAACGCGATGCCTCCAGTCAGCGCGGTCGCGGCCCCTGCGAGAAGTGTGACGCTGATGAGTCCGATCGAGCGTGTCCGGGCGATGTTTGCCCCGAGCGATGCGGCCTGATCGTCTCCGAGCGCGACCGCGTTGAGCGATCCTGAGATGACGACAGCGAGCACCAAACCCAGAACAATCAGCGGCAACACGGTGAGTGTGTCTGATACAGAGACCCGAGCGAGCGAGCCGAGGCTCCAATTCCGGAATGAGCGGAAGGTCTCCTCGTTGATGAGTTGGAGGAACGTCGCGAAGGCTGTGAGTACTGCCGCGAGCGCGACACCGGCGATAACGAGGGTGACGGGGGAGGCGCTGCCGCGGCCCGAGGCGCCGATGAGGTACACGAGAACGGTCGCGAGGACTGCTCCGGCGAACGAAAACCAGACGTACCCGGCGATCCCCGTCACTCCGAACACGGCGACACCGACGGTGATAGCAAAGCCGGCCCCGGCATTCACACCGAGAATCCCCGGGTCAGCGAGCGGGTTTCGAGTGATGGCTTGGATGAGCGCGCCAGCGACCCCGAACGCCGCCCCAGCTACGATCCCAACGAGCGTGCGGGGTGCGCGCAGCGTCCAGACGATTGAGGAGGCCTCGCTCCCGTCTGAGTCGAACACGGTTCGCCACACCTCCGACATTGGAACGGGGTTCGCGCCGTAGGCGATGCTCAACACCAGCGCGAGGCAGAGTGCCGCTATGAGGGCTGCGATTCCGAGAAGTCGCCGCTGCGTTGCATGGCCCTTGGCACGTAGTGGGCGCGCTGCGTTCTCAGTGTGAACAGGGGAAGTCATCTAGGTTCCTGGAAGTAGGGTCAAACTGGGCGCGGAGCCTCGTAGGCGCCGCGCCCAGCTTGGACGAGTTGCTAGAACTTCTCGGCGAGCAGCGGCACGAGTTGTTCGGCCGCCCACGCGTTTCCGATCGGCCCACCGCTGGTGATGGCCCAAAGGAGGTCACCGCCGTCGTCGGTCTTCGGGGGGAGCTGGACGAACCTGCCAGACTTCACCGCTCCGAGGCTGGTGAACAGGTCGGTGCCGGTCACGCGCTCAGCCATTTCATCGAGGGTCGTGGCCTCGCTCTGCCCGAGCACCAGCACGTCTGCATCGATCTTCGAGATCAACTCGTCGCTCACCGTCGTATCCTTCGCGAACGCGGCTGCGCCCGGGTTCGGGGCGAATCCAAGGTCGGTGAGGAAAAGCTCGGGCGCTGCTCCGTTCTGCGAGAAGTACTGGAGCCCGGTCGCCGGGCCGTAGTAGATCGCCCACGTTGCCGTCTTGCCGTCGAACTCTGGGTGCGCCTCTCGGATCCCCGAGAAGAGTTCTTCGTGCTCATCAATCACAGCTTCTGCTCGGTCGCTCAGGTCGATGGCCTCGCCGAGCAGCCGGATCGACTCTTGCCAGGGAACGATGCGCTGGTCGGACGCCGGGCTGGTGAGAACGGGCGCGATTTTCGCAAGCCGATCGTAGATGTCCTCCACGCCGCCAAATCCCGGCACCCAGCCCACCGTGACGATGAGATCTGGCTTGGCCGCTGCAACGGCTTCCATCGGCACGTCCTCGCCCCGTACATATTCGTAGGTATTGAGATCAGCCGCGCCGTGAGCGTCGAGGTAGCCGCCCTCGGAGACCATGTTTGAGTTGAGCACGGGAGTCACCCCGAGCGACAGTAGAAGCTCGGTATCTACGCCGTTGGGTACGATCGCCGCGATCCGTGTTGGCCGTTCCTTGAGTACTGTCTCGCCGTACGGGCTATCGAGGGTGAGCGGATACGACGTAGTTCCCTCGGCGGCTGGCACGAGCTCTGAAGCCTCGGCTGCGGCGCTGTCGTTCGAGCTGGATGTTGCTGGCGCCGAGCACCCGACGAGCAGGAGCAGCGCGGCGAGCGCTGACCCGACAAGGGCGGTTGAGTGAACATTTCTTCGCAGGGGCATGATTGCCTTTCGTGAGTGGACGAGTTCTGAGATTTCGAGACTGTGTGGTTGGCGACTGAAGAGGGCCTGAGCTGGCTCAGGGCGCGTCTGACGCGTCAGGCACGGGAACGCCTGACTGCCCGCGTTTCCAGTAGCCGGTGAAACTGATCGCGGCCCGCGGCAGCTCCCATGTCTGCACAAGGAAGCGCCGGATCTCGCGCACTTCTGCCTGCTCTCCAGCAACCCAGACAGCGAGGTTCTCGCGCGGCAGAGTTGTCGCCTCGAGCGCTACAAGCAGGGGGCTCCTGGTAGGGCTTGCAACTGCGTCCGCATTGATCCAGCGAACACGTACCCCCGCGGGGGCTTGAAGTTCGTATCGGTACTCCTTGCCGGGCACGCTGAGCAGCACCTCGCCTGTTGCTCGCTTGGGCAGCTCCTCGAGTAACCGCGCGACAGCCGGGATCGCGGTGTCGTCGCCGAGGATGAGGTAGTTGTCGGCGCCGCTCGGAAGATCGACGGTTTTTCCGGGCCCCACGACATACATGACATCTCCGACTGATGCCGTCGACGCCCACGTCGAGGCAACGCCTGTGCCATGAAGCACGATGTCGATGTCGAGCTCGCGGGTCGTGGGGTCAAAGCGTCGGACCGTATAGGCGCGGGCGATCGGGCGGCGGCCAGGCGCAAACGTGACTCGCCCGTGTTCGATTTCAGGCAATACAGGGGTCAGATCTCCCGGGTAGGGGAACAGCAGCCTGACGTCATCGTCGAACCCCGGGCTCGAGAACGCCGGCGTGACGTTACCGGCCTGGTCTGTGTGGGCGTCAAGGGCCGCGCCGGTGAGCGTGATGCGCAGCATCGTTGAAGTGACCTCGGTGAGCCTGCTGACCCTGAGTGGTCGGATGCCAACGGGCATGAGCTGTACCGTTCGAGCGGATACGGGCAAGTCGTGTTCTCCCTCGGAGAGTTCCCGTCTGATGGGGGCCGGTGTACCTCACCGGCCAATGAGAAAGGCTATTGTTGGAATCATCAGATGATTTATCCTGATGCGCAAAGATCACATACTGAGGGGGTTCGGTGCCGCAAGATTCGCACTGTGTGCTGCTCGAATCGAACGAATTCGCCGCTGCGGTCGCTGAGAAGGTTTGCAATTCGCGCGAGCCATCCCTTATTTGGGCCTATGCGGGACAGGGGCGCGTCTCCATCGGCAATCATGTCTATCCGCTGCGCCAGGGCGACGCGATCTGGGTGCCGGCGGGCCTGGAGTACGATATTCGAAGTTCCCCGAACAGCGTGCTTATCCCAATCTTCCCGGCAGCCAGGCGGGCCCACTTTGCGCTCTCGACGCCAACGAGAACGCACTTCGCTGCTGAATGGAACGACTGGCTTGTCTATCAGTTCGCACGGAGCATCGGGTACCTCCGTGGCGCGGCTGCCGCCCAGGGGCTTGCGGGTGTCGTCGTCGGTTCTCCCGGGTCAACCCCAGGAGGCACACCGATGCCCGCGGCACCTGTGCCGCTGCCTCCGAGGCCGAACTCGCCCGAGGCGTCACGGGTCGCATTGCGTCTCATGCAGGATCCTGCCGATTCTGCTTCGATCGATGAACTCGCCTCGGGTGTGAGCGTCTCCGTACGAACGCTGCAGGCGCAGTTTTCGAGCGAAACCGGCTTCGCGATATCGGAGTGGCGAGCCCAAGTTCGTATCGCGGCAGCAGCGACGTATATCGATCTTGGCCACGACATTGGGTGGACTGCGCAGCAGGTCGGGTATGCCACTCCCGCAGGGTTTACCAAAGCATTTTTCAGGCAAACGGGGGTGACCCCGAGCGCTTTCGCACAGCGCAGAGGGCAGCGGGTCCGCCCTAGCGAGCCAGCGTCTGATTTGGCCCCTCCTGGTGAGGCCGGCGAGACTGCTGCATCTCGTCGAGGCGTTCCTCCCGTCGTGCCTGCGAGCAAGACTTGGGACAGGGTGAGCGATTTCCATGTGCTCGTGTGGGTGTATCGAGGTTCAGCACGGGTGGAAATCGCAGGCGAACTGTTCAAGCTGCGCGAAGGCGAAGCCGCCTGGCTACCGGCTGGCCTCTCGAACAGTGTCAGCTTGCCCGCAGGGTCGATCCTGCTGCCCCTTGGATCACAGGAAGTGAATTACGGGGCGGACGCTCCGGATGTTCTGGTGCAGCGGTTCTCTGACGATGCTGGGCTGTTTCTCATGCACACAATGGTGGCCAACTACTCGCGCCTTCGCCCCACAATCCACGACCCGCATGCGATCACGCGGGCGTTTGCTCAGCAGAGCGCGGTCATGGGCGTCTCCGCGGGGGTGCGCGCTTCATCCAATGCCTCGCGCGTTCAGGCGCTCGCGGCCGAGCTGCATAGAACCCCCGCAGATCGAAGAAACCTGAGTGAGTGGGCCGGCCATTTCGAGATCGAACCCGCTCAGCTGGCGTCGGCGGTCTTGTCGATTACCGGAATGGAGTTCAGCCGGTGGCAGAGCCAGATCCGTATGACGATGGCCCGCCGCTACCTGGCAGAAGGGATGAGCGTGGCGCGGGTAGCGAGGACTCTCGGATACGCCCACGCCTCCGGCTTTGGACAGGTGTTTACGCGGAAGCACGGACTCTCCCCGCGCGCCTATCAACGCGAAGGGTGGCAGCAGACTGCTGAGCCATTGATTGTCCCCTGACTCCGCTTCGGCGGACCACGCCCCTCCGGTGTGAGTGTGACTGGGGCGAACTGCACGAGCCGCACGCGCCGCACGCGCCGAGGCTCCGGAATCCCCGCGACGATTTGCGTTCGGTGCGCGGATGGGGGACGGCGGCGCCATGGCGGGTCCTTCTACGGCATTGTCCGACGGCCGACGCTCAGGTTGGCGCATGCCGCAGAGTCGATGCGGCGAAGGGCGCTCGAAATGGCGTTGGTGATGGCAGCGCTTGCAATTGTGATTACCCTTGGCCTCGCGACGGAGGACACGCTTTCGTCACTTGCAAAGCAGACGCACGAACGGATCGGCCCCGTGCACCTCATGCCAGAAAGGGGAGAGCCGGGCGTTGAGCCCTTCACAGATGTCATGCTGGACGCGGCTGTTGAGCCGTTCACCAGCGACGACGCGGAACGCGAAATACGAGTGCTCGTCGAGGCGGCACTGGCGGAGCCCAGCGGGCCCGCAACGACGAGCGAGCGGATGAGCG
Above is a window of Leucobacter aridicollis DNA encoding:
- a CDS encoding AraC family transcriptional regulator — translated: MPQDSHCVLLESNEFAAAVAEKVCNSREPSLIWAYAGQGRVSIGNHVYPLRQGDAIWVPAGLEYDIRSSPNSVLIPIFPAARRAHFALSTPTRTHFAAEWNDWLVYQFARSIGYLRGAAAAQGLAGVVVGSPGSTPGGTPMPAAPVPLPPRPNSPEASRVALRLMQDPADSASIDELASGVSVSVRTLQAQFSSETGFAISEWRAQVRIAAAATYIDLGHDIGWTAQQVGYATPAGFTKAFFRQTGVTPSAFAQRRGQRVRPSEPASDLAPPGEAGETAASRRGVPPVVPASKTWDRVSDFHVLVWVYRGSARVEIAGELFKLREGEAAWLPAGLSNSVSLPAGSILLPLGSQEVNYGADAPDVLVQRFSDDAGLFLMHTMVANYSRLRPTIHDPHAITRAFAQQSAVMGVSAGVRASSNASRVQALAAELHRTPADRRNLSEWAGHFEIEPAQLASAVLSITGMEFSRWQSQIRMTMARRYLAEGMSVARVARTLGYAHASGFGQVFTRKHGLSPRAYQREGWQQTAEPLIVP
- a CDS encoding ABC transporter substrate-binding protein is translated as MPLRRNVHSTALVGSALAALLLLVGCSAPATSSSNDSAAAEASELVPAAEGTTSYPLTLDSPYGETVLKERPTRIAAIVPNGVDTELLLSLGVTPVLNSNMVSEGGYLDAHGAADLNTYEYVRGEDVPMEAVAAAKPDLIVTVGWVPGFGGVEDIYDRLAKIAPVLTSPASDQRIVPWQESIRLLGEAIDLSDRAEAVIDEHEELFSGIREAHPEFDGKTATWAIYYGPATGLQYFSQNGAAPELFLTDLGFAPNPGAAAFAKDTTVSDELISKIDADVLVLGQSEATTLDEMAERVTGTDLFTSLGAVKSGRFVQLPPKTDDGGDLLWAITSGGPIGNAWAAEQLVPLLAEKF
- a CDS encoding FecCD family ABC transporter permease — its product is MTSPVHTENAARPLRAKGHATQRRLLGIAALIAALCLALVLSIAYGANPVPMSEVWRTVFDSDGSEASSIVWTLRAPRTLVGIVAGAAFGVAGALIQAITRNPLADPGILGVNAGAGFAITVGVAVFGVTGIAGYVWFSFAGAVLATVLVYLIGASGRGSASPVTLVIAGVALAAVLTAFATFLQLINEETFRSFRNWSLGSLARVSVSDTLTVLPLIVLGLVLAVVISGSLNAVALGDDQAASLGANIARTRSIGLISVTLLAGAATALTGGIAFVGLAVPHLVRWFTGPDQRWIIAYTALASPVLVLSADVLGRVVARPGEIEAGVMTAVLGAPVLIALVRRRKASTL
- a CDS encoding siderophore-interacting protein, which produces MPVGIRPLRVSRLTEVTSTMLRITLTGAALDAHTDQAGNVTPAFSSPGFDDDVRLLFPYPGDLTPVLPEIEHGRVTFAPGRRPIARAYTVRRFDPTTRELDIDIVLHGTGVASTWASTASVGDVMYVVGPGKTVDLPSGADNYLILGDDTAIPAVARLLEELPKRATGEVLLSVPGKEYRYELQAPAGVRVRWINADAVASPTRSPLLVALEATTLPRENLAVWVAGEQAEVREIRRFLVQTWELPRAAISFTGYWKRGQSGVPVPDASDAP